A stretch of the Pseudomonas sp. ACM7 genome encodes the following:
- the flhB gene encoding flagellar biosynthesis protein FlhB — MAESESGQDKTEDPTEKRKRESREKGEIARSKELNTLAIMLAGSGALLIFGGALAQDLMELMRQNFSLSREVILDQRSMSTYLLSSGLTALLAIQPIMITLVLAALIGPISLGGWLFAAGSLAPKFSRMNPAAGLKRMFSFKAVAELLKAFAKFLIILAVALQVLSSDIDDLIRIAHEPLELAVIHCLQVVGWSTLWMSCGLIIIAAVDVPVQLWESHKKLLMTKQEIRDEHKDQEGRPEVKQRIRQLQREMSQRRMMAAIPDADVVITNPTHYAVALKYDPEKGGAPMLIAKGSDFLALKIREIAVANEVLLLESPALARSIYYSTELDQEIPGGLYLAVAQVLAYVYQIRQHRAGKGKRPDPLKDDLPIPPDLRRDS, encoded by the coding sequence ATGGCTGAGAGCGAAAGCGGTCAGGACAAAACAGAAGACCCCACGGAGAAGCGCAAAAGGGAATCTCGCGAGAAAGGCGAAATTGCGCGCTCCAAAGAGCTCAACACGCTGGCGATCATGTTGGCGGGTTCCGGTGCGCTGTTGATTTTCGGCGGGGCGCTGGCGCAAGACTTGATGGAATTGATGCGGCAGAATTTCTCCCTGTCGCGTGAAGTCATTCTCGATCAGCGCTCCATGAGCACTTACCTGTTGAGTTCAGGGTTGACAGCCTTGCTGGCGATTCAGCCGATCATGATTACCCTGGTGCTGGCAGCGTTGATCGGGCCGATCTCCCTGGGTGGATGGCTATTCGCGGCGGGTTCCCTGGCACCGAAATTCAGTCGGATGAACCCTGCCGCCGGCCTCAAGCGAATGTTTTCGTTCAAGGCGGTGGCGGAGCTGCTTAAGGCGTTCGCGAAGTTTTTGATCATCCTGGCCGTGGCCCTGCAGGTGTTATCGTCAGACATCGATGACCTGATACGCATCGCCCACGAACCGTTGGAGCTGGCAGTCATTCACTGCCTGCAGGTTGTGGGCTGGAGTACGTTATGGATGTCCTGTGGGTTAATCATCATCGCCGCGGTGGACGTGCCGGTGCAGCTTTGGGAAAGCCACAAGAAACTGCTGATGACCAAGCAGGAAATTCGTGACGAGCATAAGGATCAGGAAGGGCGCCCGGAGGTCAAGCAACGGATTCGCCAGCTGCAGCGCGAAATGTCCCAGCGCCGGATGATGGCGGCGATTCCCGACGCCGATGTGGTGATCACCAACCCGACTCACTACGCCGTAGCGCTCAAGTACGATCCGGAAAAGGGTGGGGCGCCGATGCTGATCGCCAAGGGCAGCGACTTCCTGGCCTTGAAGATCCGTGAAATCGCTGTGGCCAACGAAGTGCTGCTGCTTGAGTCGCCGGCACTGGCGCGTTCGATCTACTACTCCACCGAACTTGACCAGGAAATCCCCGGCGGGCTCTACCTTGCCGTCGCCCAGGTGCTCGCTTACGTCTACCAGATCCGCCAGCACCGCGCCGGCAAGGGCAAGCGCCCGGATCCGCTCAAG